Below is a genomic region from Pectobacterium polaris.
CGCGTCGTGTACCAGAGCTGCACCGCGCCTTCCCCGAGGCCGTGCTGTTTATGCACCCGCAGGATGCCAAAACGCGCGATCTGCGTCGCGGTGAGAAAGTCCGCATTATCTCGCGCCGTGGTGAAGTCGTCTCGATTGTTGAGACACGTGGCCGTAATAAACCGCCGCGCGGCCTGGTGTATATGCCGTTCTTCGACGCCGCACAGATGACCAACGTCCTAACGCTGGATGCGACCGATCCGCTGTCGAAAGAAGCGGACTTTAAGAAATGCGCCGTCAAGCTGGCTAAGGTGTAGCGCACATGGCACGCCCGGAGAATTCATCACCCGCTCGCCGTCGCTTTCTGCGTGACGCCGTCCGCGCCGTTGCTGGCTTATCAGCAGCGGTGACGATTCTCGGCATTCAGCAGCGACGCGCTCAGGCAGACGTACTCCGGCTGCGGCCACCGGGTGCACTGTCTGAGGCGGCGTTTTCCGGTGCCTGCATACGCTGTGGCCAATGTGTTCAGGCCTGTCCGTACGACACGCTGAAGCTGGCAACGCTGGTCTCCGGTTCCGCCGCCGGCAGCCCTTACTTTGTTGCACGCGATATCCCGTGTGAGATGTGTGAGGACATTCCCTGCGTGGTCGCCTGCCCCAGCGGTGCGTTACAGCCGTTAGACACGATTGATGATGCCCGTATGGGATTAGCGGTGCTGTTAGATCAGGAAAACTGCCTGAACTATCAGGGGTTACGCTGCGATGTGTGCTATCGCGTCTGCCCTCTCATCGATAGCGCCATCACATTGGAGCCAGAGCGCAATGCCCGTACCGGAAAACATGCCCGTTTTCTGCCTACGGTGCATAGCGATGTCTGTACTGGCTGCGGCAAATGTGAAAAAGCCTGCGTGCTGGAACAGCCAGCGATCAAAGTCTTACCGCGCGCGTTGGCAAAAGGCGAACTCGGACATCACTACCGTTTCAGTTGGCTGGAGGCACGCGATGGCAAATCGTAAGCAAGACGCCGGACGAGAAGCTCAGGCGAAAAAAGGCTGGTGGCGCAGCCACCGCTGGCTGGTCTTACGCCGTCTGACTCAGTCTCTGGTGCTGCTCATGTTTCTCAGCGGCCCGCTGTTAGGGTTCTGGATCCTGCGTGGTAACTACAGCGCCAGCCGCTTGCTCGACACCGTGCCACTCAGCGATCCGCTGATGGTGCTGCAAAGTCTGGCTAGCGGCCATCTGCCCACCACCCTCGCGCTGGTCGGTGCGCTGATTATTGCGCTGAGCTATGCGCTGGCAGGCAAGCGCCTGTTCTGTAGCTGGGTCTGCCCGGTTAATCCGCTCACCGATTTAGCCGCCTGGCTGCGTCGTCGTTTCGGCATCACGGCCTCGGCGACGATCCCCGCAATCTACGCTATCTGCTGCTGATCCTTATTCTGGCAGGGAGTGCGCTGACGGGCGGGCTGCTGTGGGAATGGGTCAACCCGGTTTCACTGATGGGTCGCGGGCTGATTTTCGGGTTTGGGGCAGGTATCTGGCTGTTGCTGGCGCTATTTCTGTTTGATTTGTGGGTCGTGGAACATGGCTGGTGCGGACACCTTTGTCCCACTGGCGCGCTGTATGGTGCGCTTGGCGGTAAAGGCGCGCTGGTTGTGGATGCCACTGAGCGTGAACGCTGTACGCGCTGTATGGACTGCTTTCATGTCTGTCCAGAGCCACAGGTGCTACGCGCCCCCTTGCTTGATAAACACAGTCCGGCACAGGTGACTGACCGAGACTGCATAACATGCGGACGCTGTATTGATGTCTGCGCTGAAGACGTTTTTAAAATAACCCTTAGATGGAAATCGGGAGCAAAGTCATGAAAAGCCTGAGAATGGGATGGTTTCGCTGGATCACCGCCCTGGCGATAATGGGCAGTACAATAATAGGCAGTGCAATCGCTACTGCACAGGTCGATTTAAGCCAATCGCCAGAAGTCGCCGCGACACAGCCGGGAAATAGCCGGATGCCGAAGCAGCAGGAGCGTATGGCGCTCAACTATGTCAACCAGCCACCGATGATCCCGCATAGCGTGGATGGCTATCAGGTCACCCCGACCTTTAACCGTTGCCTACAGTGTCACGGCGTGGAGAGCTATCGTTCCACCAGCGCCCCCCGCGTCAGCCCGACCCATTTTGTCGACAGAGACGGCAAAGTGCTGAGCAATGTCGCACCTGCTCGCCATTTCTGCCTGCAATGCCACGTGCCGCAAGCGGACAGTTCGCCGATTACCGGTAACACGTTCACCCCTTCTAAAGGCTTTGGTCAGTGAGGTTTGCTATGAAACAACCAGGAAAAGTGGGACGGTTGTTGCGCCAGCTGTGGCAATGGTGGCGCCGCCCAAGTCGGTTGGCGCTGGGAACATTGCTCATTATCGGTTTCGCGGGCGGTATTTTCTTTCTGGCGACATCCCAGAAAGGCATGGAAATGAGCAACAGCGAGGCGTTCTGCATCAGCTGTCATGAAATGCGCAATACCGTCTATCAGGAATATATGGAAACCGCGCACTACAGTAACCGCAGCGGCGTGCGCGCCACCTGCCCGGATTGCCACGTTCCGCATGAGTTTGTGCCGAAAATGGTGCGTAAGATTCAGGCCAGTAAAGAGCTGTACGGCAAGATAATGGGCACGATTGATACGCCACAAAAATTTGAAGCCCATCGGCTGACGATGGCGCAGAGCGAATGGCGGCGCATGAAAAATAACAATTCTCAGGAATGCCGCAACTGTCACAACTTTGACTACATGGACTTCTCAGGGCAAAAAACGGTCGCGGCGGAAAAACACAGCGAAGCGATAAAACTCGGTCAAACCTGTATCGATTGCCACAAAGGCATCGCACACAAACTGCCGGACATGCACGGCGTCAAAAGCGGGTTATAACCCGCG
It encodes:
- the napG gene encoding ferredoxin-type protein NapG, encoding MARPENSSPARRRFLRDAVRAVAGLSAAVTILGIQQRRAQADVLRLRPPGALSEAAFSGACIRCGQCVQACPYDTLKLATLVSGSAAGSPYFVARDIPCEMCEDIPCVVACPSGALQPLDTIDDARMGLAVLLDQENCLNYQGLRCDVCYRVCPLIDSAITLEPERNARTGKHARFLPTVHSDVCTGCGKCEKACVLEQPAIKVLPRALAKGELGHHYRFSWLEARDGKS
- the napB gene encoding nitrate reductase cytochrome c-type subunit yields the protein MKSLRMGWFRWITALAIMGSTIIGSAIATAQVDLSQSPEVAATQPGNSRMPKQQERMALNYVNQPPMIPHSVDGYQVTPTFNRCLQCHGVESYRSTSAPRVSPTHFVDRDGKVLSNVAPARHFCLQCHVPQADSSPITGNTFTPSKGFGQ
- the napC gene encoding cytochrome c-type protein NapC — encoded protein: MKQPGKVGRLLRQLWQWWRRPSRLALGTLLIIGFAGGIFFLATSQKGMEMSNSEAFCISCHEMRNTVYQEYMETAHYSNRSGVRATCPDCHVPHEFVPKMVRKIQASKELYGKIMGTIDTPQKFEAHRLTMAQSEWRRMKNNNSQECRNCHNFDYMDFSGQKTVAAEKHSEAIKLGQTCIDCHKGIAHKLPDMHGVKSGL